Part of the Phycisphaerae bacterium genome, CATCATTCCCTGGTCGTTGTGATTGGCAAAGTACTCCGCGAGGGCCGGCTGCGGCGGAGAATCCTCGGTCTGCGGCCCGTTCATTGATACTGTTTCCGTGTCCTGATTGCAGGCTGACCCAAACGCCAGGAACATGACGCTGGCCGCAAGGGTGAGTTTGCCTCTGATATCCATCGTGCGGACTCCTCTATCAAGAATCCCGACTCGACGCGCTCGCCACGATCGCCGCGCGAAACGACTGTTACAACGCCCGACTCCGCATCAACACATTCCGGGTGCAGAGTCTCCCATCCCGTTATCGGCAGCGGCGCCTTCCGGCAAACAAGGAACCCGAACAATCAGTCCGATCGCGCAGGAATTGCACGCAACGAGCCATCGGAACCGACGAATTTATGAAAGATGGTTAGTGGGTCATTTCCCGACGCAAAAACGCGAAAAAATGCGGCCGAGCATGTCCTCGGTTTGATCCTTCCCAACCAGCGTGCCCAGCTCGTCCGCCGCGATCCGAAGTTCCGTGGCGATCAGGTCCGCGTCGGACAATCGGTTTGCTTGAATCTTTGCCAAACCAACGGCGCGTTCAAGTGCATCGACGGCCCGCTCCAGCGACTCCCGATGTTCGGCCATCAGAGCAATGGCCGAGTCTCGACGGTCCTCCGACCGACCTTCGATAGCCACCTTGATCTGCTCCTTGAGTTCGTCGACGCCGTCGCCAGTCAATGCGCTGACAGGTAACAATCCGCGGCCCGCTTGCGTGCAACGCCGTAGCGCCGACATCCCGCGCTCATCCAACAGATCGACTTTGTTCGCCACGCGCAGACGTGGTATGGCCGGATTCGGCAAATGACAATCCTCGGTCGTCGGATCGCCGCCGATTGAATCCATACCAATTGCCCCCTGAACTACGCTTGCGTCAACGACTTCGACTATCAGATCGGCGCCCTCGACGGCATCAAGGGCAACTCGTTGAGCTTGCGCATCAAGCGCGTCAACCGGTGCGCCGTGGCCGGCGATATCAACCAAAAGGCACTCCAGACCCCCGAGCGACATCGGCGACGATACGGCATCCCGAGTTGTTCCTGGGATCGGAGCGCAGATTGACCGTTCCGTACCCGTCAACCGATTCAGAAGACTGGACTTCCCCGCGTTCGGCCGCCCCGTTAGTACGACGCTGGGCAGCCTGCCCCAGCGTTCCGCCCGTTCGCCGGCAGCGATGGTTGACGAGAGCATCCGGTAAAGGCGCGACAATCGCTCAGCGAGTTCGCTCGCAGAGATAAATTCGATCGGCTCATCGGCAAAATCCATCGCCCCTTCCACAAGCGAGAGCAAATCCGCCAACTCGTCGCGCGCTTCGATCGCTCGGCGGGAAAGCGCACCATGAAGCAACTGCTCCGCGGCGGCGAGCTGCGCATCGGATCGCGCGGCGATCATTCCGGCAACTGCATGAACCTGCGACAAATCCAGCTTGCCCGCGAAAAACGCCCTCGCCGTGAATTCACCCGGCTCTGCAAGGCGAGCACCGCTCTCAAAGGCACCGACGACCATCAGACCCAGTACGACAGGTGAGCCGACGCAGTGAATTTCGACAATGTTTTGCCCCGTATAGCTTCGAGGCGATCGAAACAGAAATGCCATCGCAGGCAGGCTGCCATGTTCAATGTGTAAGTTTCCGAAGACAGCAGCCGGCCGCTCGGATGACTCTATTACGGCCGACAGCGATTCGTGGTTATCAGGGTGGAAAAAGCAATCAGCGATGCTCGCGCTGTCCGGACCGGAGAGCCGCACGATCCCGCGCAGACAACTCCCGGGGGGTGAACTGACGGCGACAATCGTGTCTTCGAGATTCATGATTGGCGCGACCGTGGGAGCACGGCTCACCGACTGCCCAGATGCCGACGCTCCTCTTCGATGGTCTGGGTCCAGCGACGCTGCGAAGCCTGACTTCCGTTCTCGATTACCGGCAAGCCGTGGGCTTGAGCCCGCCCTTTCTCATCCACCGTGCAAAAGAGAAACGTACCGGTCGCGACGATTGTCGGTGCATGCTTCGGCTGAAGAGTCGTCGCATCAACGCGAACACCAATCGTTGAGTCGCCCACATAATCCAACGTGCCGGTCAAACGGACTATATCTCCGACTCGAGCCGGCGAACGCATCGACAGACTGCGAATTGACATGAATACCAGCGCGCGCGGCTCGTCGAAGCAGTTTTCCGCGCAGACATAAGCCGCCTGCACGCACCATTCAACACAACGGCCGGCGTAAAGAGTCTGATGGTGGTTCAGATCTTCGCTCTTGACGAGTTGAAGTGTGCTGATCGTCCGCCCGCCGTCGGCCTGGGATGACATTGACCGTTCCTGATGAATCTCTGACTC contains:
- a CDS encoding acyl-CoA thioesterase, yielding MSSQADGGRTISTLQLVKSEDLNHHQTLYAGRCVEWCVQAAYVCAENCFDEPRALVFMSIRSLSMRSPARVGDIVRLTGTLDYVGDSTIGVRVDATTLQPKHAPTIVATGTFLFCTVDEKGRAQAHGLPVIENGSQASQRRWTQTIEEERRHLGSR
- a CDS encoding tRNA modification GTPase; the protein is MNLEDTIVAVSSPPGSCLRGIVRLSGPDSASIADCFFHPDNHESLSAVIESSERPAAVFGNLHIEHGSLPAMAFLFRSPRSYTGQNIVEIHCVGSPVVLGLMVVGAFESGARLAEPGEFTARAFFAGKLDLSQVHAVAGMIAARSDAQLAAAEQLLHGALSRRAIEARDELADLLSLVEGAMDFADEPIEFISASELAERLSRLYRMLSSTIAAGERAERWGRLPSVVLTGRPNAGKSSLLNRLTGTERSICAPIPGTTRDAVSSPMSLGGLECLLVDIAGHGAPVDALDAQAQRVALDAVEGADLIVEVVDASVVQGAIGMDSIGGDPTTEDCHLPNPAIPRLRVANKVDLLDERGMSALRRCTQAGRGLLPVSALTGDGVDELKEQIKVAIEGRSEDRRDSAIALMAEHRESLERAVDALERAVGLAKIQANRLSDADLIATELRIAADELGTLVGKDQTEDMLGRIFSRFCVGK